TAATATTAGTTGTTGAATTTGATAAGTCTACTAATTGTTTTTGGTTGACAACAGTTATTGATGCTGGTATCTCTGAAAGATATTCTGAACGTCTACTAGCAGAAACAACAACTTCGCTTAAACTCTCCGAATCTTCCTTTAATGTTTGTAAAATCTCCACAGTGTTGTTTTGGGTAAATGCTATTTTCCTTATTTCTGTTTTGAAACCTACCATACTAAAAGTTACCATAAAAGACCCTTCTTTTATATTTTTTAATATAAAGCCTCCATTTTCATCAGAGGTAGTACCTTTTTGAAGCTCTGAAATATGAATATTAACTCCATAAATTGGTTGCCCTTGTTCATCCTTTATTTTCCCTTTTAAACTAGACTGAGCTGATACTCCGAAGGTTAAAAATAAAGCTGCTGCTACTATGTAAAATTTCATTATATTTATTTAGATTTATTTTAAATTGCAAATATATCTCCTATCAAAATAGTAGCAAACATTTATTACGAAAAACTGATTTTTTTCTTTCTGAAGAAATGAAACACCTAAAAACTACTTACTTTAAAGATTCTTTTTCCTTTACTTTTCAAACTCTGTGAAAAAAGCCCCTTTAAAACCTTATTAAATATGACCAATAAGATACTTTTAAGTTTCATTTAATAATTTAAACATAGATTATAAGGTTATAAATTAAAACTAATAGTGTTTTTATAGATTTAAATTCAAACTCAATCCAATTAAATTAGATTCAAAAATTTGGTTGTAATATTTCCTTTCTCATATATTGAAAAAACAATTCCGGAATTCATCATTATTTACTAACTAAAAACACATGAACCTAACATGATTATACTTGCTTTAAAACTAATTATAATAACCATTAAAATTGCTTATTTATTACTGGAATTTATCTTTTAAGAAATTGACTAACCTTAGCTTATACTTTTCATTTTAAACTAAGTAAAGTTTAGTTTTTCTTATCATAACAAATTATTTTTCGTTATTTTTGATAGTAGAATCAACTACTAATGAAAAAAAAAAATTTTAAGTTTTTAGCCAAACTAAACAAGGCGCTACTACCTTCCTTTACTAAAAAGGAATTGGATATATCGAAAGCATCAAAATTTCAATTGGCTATTATTGGATGGCGTGCTTATGTTACAATAAATTCGTTGGATTAAAATTTACCATTATGAACAAACATATTAAAGTTTTCTCAGGTTCTCAAATCTTTGTGAACAGGCTAAGTCAGTTACTTAATGAAATTGAAGTTCCATATTTAGTAAAAGATAATAAAGAAGCTGGAAGAGTTGCTGGTTTTGGAACTTTAGGTAACTCTATTGACGTATTTATCTATGAATCAGACCTTGAAAAAGCTCAACGCATTATTGACGATTTTAAGCATCAAATAGAAGCTGACAAATAATTTAAAAAGCTTGAAAAAAAAATTATTTTTTTGCTTTACATTTTAAAAAACATTCTTATATTTGCACCCGCAAAAAGGCCTCGTAGCATAACTGAATAGTGCACTTGATTACGGCTCAAGAGGTTGCAGGTTTGAATCCTGCCGAGGTCACAAAAACAAAGAAAAACCCACTGATTTTCAGTGGGTTTTATTTTTAAGGGTAAGTATAGTGTTAAGTATATTAAATTTTAGGTTATTTCCATATCCATCAAAATAATCTTAAAACATCTTTCAAATTACTTAATATTAAAATTAAAATAATTAAAGGAAAGAAAGAATTTAAAAACAAGCTAAACAAAAAAGCGGTTCTCGAAATTAACTTACTTTTCAAATATTTAAAACCTACTAACCAACCTAGAGTACTTAAGATTATTCCTAATAAGATTAGCAAGAAAATTAGTAGTAACAAAAAAACACTCTCTTCTTTACCGAAAGATATTAACAACATAAAAAGCAGCAACGTAAATACTAAATTTACAACACCTACTATTAATGGTTTTTTCATAGTTATTAAACTTCTTATTTTTACTGAATATAAAATAGGGACACTTTAAAATAGCACCCCTATTTAATAATTTACAATTCTATTAAATCATCTTTAAAATTATAATATTGGTTTGGCTTCCAGTGATTAATAAATAGCTCTAAAAGTTTCTCCCAGTTTTCTCTAATACTATAATACTCGTAAAGTTCCCCTTCTTTAGGAAAGGTGAATTGAACCATATTATTACCGACTTTAGAACCTCCTATTGTAAAAAATATACTGTAAGATAATAACTCAATAACATTACCATTCCATAAACCTAGGTTAAATGAATACTCAGGATATTCATCATCTGCACATTTTTTACAAAACATTTTTTTTATATAATCATATTCAATAACTACTTTATCTTTCAAGGCTTCTTTTTTACTGGAACCTGTTTTATACCAAGTGTTCAAACGGTTATCAAATCTTTTTAAACGCTCTAGAAAAATTATTAATTCTTCCGTACATTCTTTAAGTGTTTGTTTCCTGAAACCCCATGTAATTGTTATTTGTTGAATACTATTATTTTTCATTATCTAGGTGTATGTATAAATTTAATATTTAACCCAAGCGGTTTTAATAACTTTTCAAATGCTAATCTTACATTATCGTGCTCAAAATGCCATTCAATTGGTAAATCACCTGCTGCTGCCCTTTGTCTTCTTGCTTGACTAACAATAGCGTCTTTTCCTGTAAAAAAAGATTTAAAAGTACCATCCGAATTCACAAAATTAAGCATTCCTGATTTAGCATCGCTAAGTATTCCATTTCTAAGCCCATCAAACTTAACACTGTTTAAAACAAAGCTCTCATTCCACTTTCTACCACTTATAAGTTCTTGGTAACTTTTGGCTGCATCACTCATACTTTCACTAACAGTTTTCCATTGTCCTTTAGCTAAAACTCTTAAGTATTCAGTTAATTTAGTTTTTGCTATAATACCTCCTCCTTTAACTGCTAAAAAAGCTCCTCCCCCTTTGCTAGGAGATATAAAGGAAAGAATGTCTAAAGAATCTAAACCTAAACTTAACATACTTTTTAAAATACCTTCTCTGTATTCTACAATTATTAAACCGTCTTTTTTACGTATTTGAAATAACTCTGCCAACTGTTCATTTGAAATATCATTAGGCACTGCTATACCTAATTCTTTCATAATTCGTCGAGCTCTTTTCCCAACCCACTCTTTACTACCTACAACTCCACTAATTATAGCTAAAGCATTAAAAGTAGCATCTACAGCTGCTTGCACGGGTTTTATTCCATATTCTTGTATAATCGGATCATTATTATAAATATTTGGATCAGGGCAACAATCTCCAGGGCAACAACCACTAATTTCATCAGGATATTTCCCTGTAGTTTTTACCTCTAGATTACTGTCTAAAATTATGTCTAATTTTATAGCTTGCTCTACAAAATTGTTAGCTTCTGCACTAACTATTCCATTAGTTTTATTAGCATCTACAAAAAGTCTTATTTCAGTTGCTTCTGGTATATTATTATATAACCATGATTTTTGAGTAGTATTGGTAATACCTAAATCTTTTACCATTTGCACTACCAATCCAGCATTTTTTATACGCTGTATCTCTATCTGCTTTTTTTGCCTGTAAATACTTCCTAAATCTAAATCAGAACCCCAACTAGCCTTAGCCATTTGTAAAATTCCTTTTATTCGGTTAGCTTCTTCTTCGGAAATACTATTCAACCATGTTAACTGGTTTTGGTTGGTTATATTTATATCCTCAACAATATAATCTACTGCTAAATTATTATTAATGGGGGTTAA
The nucleotide sequence above comes from Tenacibaculum singaporense. Encoded proteins:
- a CDS encoding putative signal transducing protein, with product MNKHIKVFSGSQIFVNRLSQLLNEIEVPYLVKDNKEAGRVAGFGTLGNSIDVFIYESDLEKAQRIIDDFKHQIEADK
- a CDS encoding SsrA-binding protein; protein product: MKKKNFKFLAKLNKALLPSFTKKELDISKASKFQLAIIGWRAYVTINSLD
- a CDS encoding Tox-REase-5 domain-containing protein, which codes for MKKNILHIILMVLVFASSVISAQVTQRIMPGDEFLEDGPVIIGNPQPKAECTEFRCEGYENISFRKYDIEHTLRMENLIHSIQSKGISDWLFIQEKLVKTELDRITFTNTTSKYGDYYKVARDIYFERLERGITTNNVNYYNRSYGSSINSKKVMGTAIMKDVKGLTLRHQEIKNGNIYNSKYGLYKYNGQPLSNYKSLSEVANLLKNELSKYYSNDVAMNDNQRIKNRLNQMIKDMSPSSVSSDILLKKKNFFVDLLRSKESHFKSFSTWNELNLMQKYINKVYKGSNSGTVWPKDFGTKTFVLNHAKANKLGELTVFHPDYWKVILKNKYGNSFFKQPQAKADHLKLKEAEINRLMALTPINNNLAVDYIVEDINITNQNQLTWLNSISEEEANRIKGILQMAKASWGSDLDLGSIYRQKKQIEIQRIKNAGLVVQMVKDLGITNTTQKSWLYNNIPEATEIRLFVDANKTNGIVSAEANNFVEQAIKLDIILDSNLEVKTTGKYPDEISGCCPGDCCPDPNIYNNDPIIQEYGIKPVQAAVDATFNALAIISGVVGSKEWVGKRARRIMKELGIAVPNDISNEQLAELFQIRKKDGLIIVEYREGILKSMLSLGLDSLDILSFISPSKGGGAFLAVKGGGIIAKTKLTEYLRVLAKGQWKTVSESMSDAAKSYQELISGRKWNESFVLNSVKFDGLRNGILSDAKSGMLNFVNSDGTFKSFFTGKDAIVSQARRQRAAAGDLPIEWHFEHDNVRLAFEKLLKPLGLNIKFIHTPR
- a CDS encoding Imm52 family immunity protein codes for the protein MKNNSIQQITITWGFRKQTLKECTEELIIFLERLKRFDNRLNTWYKTGSSKKEALKDKVVIEYDYIKKMFCKKCADDEYPEYSFNLGLWNGNVIELLSYSIFFTIGGSKVGNNMVQFTFPKEGELYEYYSIRENWEKLLELFINHWKPNQYYNFKDDLIEL